CCGAACACCGCACCGAAAAAGAACAGGGGAACCAGAATGTCTTCCACAGCGAACCTCGATTGGAAACGGGGGGGCGGACCAGGAGCGGAAACACGGTCAGGGTACGCCCGCCCCGGCGTGCGGCGCGTCACCCTTAAGGCGGAGTGCGTGCCGGGGCGGCGCCCACGCGGGTAAAATTCCCCGTATGAGTCAGATTCAGAGGTCCCGTCCATAACCGGCGTCGCGTTCAGGGGCAAGCGCGCGCGTGAACTGTCCGCCGACGCCGCCGTGAGTGTCGTGGATGTCTTCAAGAGCTTCACGTCCCCGTCGGGCGGCGAGACACGCGTGCTGGACGATATCGACCTGGATATCCGCCGGGGCGAGTTCTTCAGCCTGCTGGGTCCCTCGGGCTGCGGCAAGACGACGCTGCTGCGCATCCTGGCGGGGTTCGAGGCGCCGGACGCCGGGCAGGTCATCATCGGCGGGCAGGACATGACGGGCGTGCCGCCGCACCTGCGGAACGTGAACACCGTCTTCCAGAGTTACGCGCTGTTCCCGCACCTGAGCGTGCAGGACAACGTGGCGTTCGGCCTGAAAATGAAGGGTGTGCCCGCCGCGCAGGCCCGCACCCGCGTCATGCAGGCGCTGGAGCGGGTGCGCATCGCGGATTTCGCCTCGCGCCGCCCGGATCAGCTGTCGGGCGGGCAGCGGCAGCGGGTGGCGCTGGCCCGCGCCATCGTGAACGAACCGCAGGTGCTGCTGCTCGACGAACCCCTCTCGGCACTGGACCTGAAACTGCGCAAGGAACTCCAGGTGGAACTCGCCAACCTGCAGGAGAGCCTGGGCATGACCTTCGTATTCGTCACTCACGACCAGGAGGAGGCGCTGGTCATGAGTGACCGGATTGCCGTCATGAACCGGGGCCGCGTGGAGCAACTGGGCCGCGCCGAGGAACTGTACGAGCGGCCCCGCACGGCATTCGTGGCGAACTTCCTGGGCAGCAGCAACCTGATCGAGGGCACCGTCCTGAGCGTGGACGGCCATGAGGCGACCGTGCAGACCGTGCACGGCCCGCTGCGCACCACGCACGGCGAGGGCCTGCGCCCCGGCCAGAACGTCACGCTGTCCGTCCGGCCCGAGAAACTGAGGATGGAACGCGACGACGAGACCGAAGGCAACGAGATCCGCGCCACCGTGGACGACATCGTGTACACCGGAGCCGAGAACCAGTACCTGCTGCGCGCCAGCGGCCAGCAGCTCGTGGTGTTCCAGCTGAACGCCGACATCGGCGCCGACGAGGACTTCGACTACGAGGAACAGGTCGCCCTGTACCTCCCGCCCGACAACCTCGTCGTGCTGGAAGAAGCATGATGGGGGTTGAAAGTCGAAAGTTGATGGTTGATGGAACACGGCTCTATCAACTTTCAACCTTCAACCATCACCGCACCGAAGGTGCCCTGTGCTGACGGTCCGGCGCTTCTTCGCCACGCTGGGGCCGGGCGTGCTGTGGCTGGCCGTGTTCCTGATCGTGCCGGCGCTGGTGATGCTGGGGTACTCGTTCCTGACGCGCACGGACCTCGCGCAGGTGGGCGGCCCGTGGACGCTGGAATCCTGGCAGCGGGTGTTCGGGTACGACGCGCTGTTCCAGGAGTGGACGGCCGACAACGCGCGCGTCCTGTGGCGCAGCGTGTGGGTGGCGGGACTCAGCACGGCGCTGTGCGTCCTGATG
The genomic region above belongs to Deinococcus seoulensis and contains:
- a CDS encoding ABC transporter ATP-binding protein, whose translation is MSVVDVFKSFTSPSGGETRVLDDIDLDIRRGEFFSLLGPSGCGKTTLLRILAGFEAPDAGQVIIGGQDMTGVPPHLRNVNTVFQSYALFPHLSVQDNVAFGLKMKGVPAAQARTRVMQALERVRIADFASRRPDQLSGGQRQRVALARAIVNEPQVLLLDEPLSALDLKLRKELQVELANLQESLGMTFVFVTHDQEEALVMSDRIAVMNRGRVEQLGRAEELYERPRTAFVANFLGSSNLIEGTVLSVDGHEATVQTVHGPLRTTHGEGLRPGQNVTLSVRPEKLRMERDDETEGNEIRATVDDIVYTGAENQYLLRASGQQLVVFQLNADIGADEDFDYEEQVALYLPPDNLVVLEEA